The Lolium perenne isolate Kyuss_39 chromosome 6, Kyuss_2.0, whole genome shotgun sequence genome segment TCAAGGGCGATGGAATCCACGAGGGTAATCTCCACTTGGGTACTGTAGCAGGCTGAGAGGGGAACATGAATTGGTTCTCTCGAGCACTCCCCAAATGAAGTCTTCTTAGTTGGGCCAAGGGGGGCCATGGCCCTCCCACCTCATAGATTTTGGACGTGGCTAGGCAGCATCCACCCCATCCGGGTGCTTCTTTGTGGAACCTAGCACTCGTTTAAAAAAGGAAAGGCCCCACGTCCAAAAATGGAAAGTTTATTACAGCTCATAGGAAATTGCCCAGTAATCACCACATGTGCGTTTAATTTCATGCGAATAAAATTTCAAAACGTCATAACTCTTAAACCGTAAGTTGGAATTGCATTTCATTTTCTCCGTTGGACCTCTTGCGACAAGATCTTCGAAACTAGATCCTATTTATATATCTTTtgacaaattttttttttgaaaaccaaCTCAGTTGTTACGGAAAAGCAACTCAGTTGTTACGCAAAACCAACTCAGTTAGACACGATGATACATAAGTTCACGATAATGGAGCCCAGCTTCACCATATTAGTTCTAGCCAACAAAGTACTAGATGTACACAATTTATGTGTGGTGCTAGCAGACTTAGGGATGGTGCTAGCAGATTTAGGTGTGGTGTTAGTCAACTTAGTACTAGTAGTAAGCAACTTCGACACCGTGATAGCCATTCCCTTTGTAGGTAAATTACGCAAGATGCAATTTCACATATGGGGTATGAAACTTAGCACTAGGAGTATACAATTTAGCAATAATGGTTATGAAACTTAACACTACGATGTATACAACTTAGAAAACAGTAAACAATTTAGGGGCAGTTGTATGCAACTCCATGAAGAAACTACGCAACCTTACAAGAGTGATGCTAGCCGACTTAGTACTACCAGTACGTGGCTTAGGCACGTTGATACGCAAGTTCACTATATTCCTGTATTTTGTAGGCAACTTAGTTTTCTAGATACTCAACTCAACAATAACAGTCCGCAACAATAATACCAATCTAATCGTTGGCAAGTTGGTTTACGAGGTAGCTAAATTAGTACCAACaatatataagttcatatatcAAATAATATGCAACTTAGATGCATTAGTAGACAACTTCACGACAATGGTGCGCTACTTCACAACAAATTACGGTAGCCGACTTAGTACTAAAGGTAGGCAACTTAGACGTAGGGACTTGCAAGTTCACGATGATGGTTCGCAACTTCACCATAATGTTTCTAGCCAACTTAGTAGTGGTGGTACATAACTTAGACATGGTGAAACTACATTGGACACTGGATGCAACTTAATCATCGTGGGTATGCAACTAAACAAAAGTTAATATGCAACTTAGAATTAGTAGGTATGCAACTTAGCACACGTGTGAAGCAACAAATATATCGCCTACAAAACAGACTCAGAAAATGTGGGACTAACCAATTTATTATGTGCAAGATACAACTTAGCTAATATGTGGAACCATTAATACCGCCGATAAAAATAATGCGCAACTTAGAGGATGTGGTAGGCAAGTCACAACAATGGTGCACTACTTCACAATAAATCCCGGTAGCCAACTGAGTACTAACGGTAGGTAACTTAGACACCGGAACATGCAATTTCACTCGAGGCCATTCAACTATGTTCTGGTCAGGGACAATGGGTGCAATTTAACTATAGTGGGTATGCAACTTAATACCAGTGGGCAGTGGGTATGCAACTTTATACTATTGCGTATACAACTTAATACTAGTGGGTATACACCTTAATACTAGTGCGTATACAACTTAATACTAATGGGTATACAACTTAGAAATAGTGAATATTCAACTTAGAACATGTGTGAAGCAACAATCTACAGTCTACATAACACAACTTAACAAATGTGTGAGAGTACAATTTATTATATGCAAAATACAACTAAGCTCATATGTGGAACCAATGGTACCGCCTACAAAATACAACTTAACATATGTGCGAAGAAATAAATTGCAATCTTCGTGGAGCCACCGACATGAGGTACAACTCCACAACACATATGTGGCCGGTATCGTGAACCATGAAACTAGGCGCAACATGAGCCGCAATAAGACGAAGAAGATGTCGTTTTGAGACCGACGGTGCCCAACCCCAGGGAACCTAGTGCCGCAAGGTACAACTTAAAATGATCAGCCATGGCACAAGGCACAACACGAGTTGCAGGAAGCCGAATGGGGTGTCACGTCAGACTATGTTGCAAGAGCCGAAGGGGATGTCCATTGAGATCGGCGTTGACTGTCCCCTATGAGAGCTCCAGGATGATGGACGGACCATTCAGGTCGGCATACGGCGGCATCGGGAGCAAAAGAGCGAGGTAAAAGAGGAGCTTCGACATCGAACATCAGATGCGTGCGGTGATCGATCTTTGGCGGAATGGGGCTAAACCATGCAACATTCACCTAAGCCTTAAAAATGTGAAAAAGGACAGTACATGTATTTATGCGTAAATTTGGTAAAGTTGGAGGACAAAATTGAAGAAAAAAATgaagagatggtttcacatcgaGGATGTACATGGTTGAGCGCATCCTCTGCTAGAGCCGGAGCTTCGTCAGTTCGCAGCAGCAGCTGTGAAGCCATCCTGTGATACAGCTCGAACCACCTCAACGGCGTAACAAGGCTGAGCTAGAGGAGGAAGACGTGGTCAACGGCTCGACGCAGCTGGTGGCTGTTAGGCAAGCACGCGCAAGTCGACAGAACGCGACCTCCGCGGACGCGATGGCCGGAGCCCTGGGGCGGGAATGGGGTCTCTACCGGCAGCCACTGGGCCTAGAGCGGCGGCGTGCTGGGGATCCGGTTTGGTGGCGAGCAGGGGAAACTGCCTGCGGCGGGAGCATGCAGGAGAACCGGACGGCGTCCGGCGGCGTGAGCTACGCGAGGCGCGCGGGAGAACTGGGCAGGCGGCGAGCAGCGCACGGGGAACCCCGTCGACGGCGGGTGGCTCGTGGGGAACCAggccggcggcgggcggcgcgtcGGAAGCCAATTCAGCGGCGGCGGGGGTTCGTGAGGCAGCGGAAGCCAGTAGTAGGTGGGACGTGCGGGACGTGGCCAGGtgggaatttgtcggaaaccaaaCTCACAACGCGTTTCGATCAGACGGATCGGACGTACAAAAACCGAGTGCTCAAACTACCAACCAGCATCCAAGCACTTTTTAGAAATTGGGTAGATTTTTTTCCCATACTATGTATTTACCATTTTTACAGTATATTTTGCAAAATACTTACGTTTTCTATTATTTTGCCTAAGTCAAGCTCCGCCGTTGCTGAGGCTACAGGAAGGAAGCTTGGTGTTGTATAAGTATCATATATGAAGCTCCAAGCAATGCAAAATGCCAAAGATGTGGGAAGTGTGCTGTTGTATGCCTGCTGGAGACATGAAAAATAGTTAAGCGTATTATTTACCTGTTCTGTGTTTGCAAGTGTGTTACGACGATCCAAATTCTTTTTTTGCTATACATGCAACGGCAAACTATAAGGATGCATTCCAAGTAGCGTGCGTGGGAAAGGAATTCTCCTCGTGGATGTTTGCGACATAGATATGTTTTTGTGTTAGGATGAAATTTATTTTGTTGCATACAGTGCCTTACCTTGTTTATCCAATCCACAAATTAGTGAATTGAGCACATGTAATTTTCAGAAGAATGACCATGACCAATGAATAAAACCGATCTCTCCCCTGAAAATACATATCGGGAATCGCAAAAAGGATGATCCTATGTACTCCATCCATTTTTATTTAATTCACGTTTTAGGTTTAGTTAAAGTCAAACTTTATAAATTTTAACTGAAATTATAGGAGAAAATATTAATATATATAATAttaaatatgtataatatgaaaaCATATCTAATCATGATTCTAATGCAATAGGTTATATTGTAGCTGCCGATATTTTCTCTTAATTTTTTTATCAAAGGTTACAGAGTCTAAGTTTAACTAAACTCAGAACGCGAAGTAACTGTAAGTCTGCTTCAGTGATCAAAATCAATACACcatacataaataaataaaagataACTGGTATACTCACTGGAGACGCTGAGCGCAAACAGTACAAAAGAGGTAACAACACATTTATTTCTTTGTCGCAACAACTTTAGTCCGGATTTCAGCAAGTTACCGGGACTTGGAAGAGCTCAGCAGTCAGCAGTGCTATTCCTTCTCAGAAGAAATAGACCATGTATAAACCCACCAGTAAAAAAAACTGCAGGTGGACTCACacactaaaacaaaacaaaacaaaaaagtaCTTTAGGAGGTACTAGAGAACACATAACAATACTACGGCCAATATGCATCGCCTTGTCAAATGGCCTGGGAACAAAAAGGAAAGCCACTTCACTGCACGATCATTTGGCTGCCATGGGGAGGGGGGTGAATAAAAACGGAGAACAGTAATGTGATACCTACAGCACTACCTTGACACCTGCCTGCTGAACTCTGAACAACACTATAACGCTACTCTTCTGTCACCTTTTATTACTACGATTGTTCAACTACGAGGAAGTTAAATTCACAGATCGTTTCCTGTTATGATGGGCTGTTTCTTGTCACTTGAAGTATGATGAAATGTATAATCTTACTCCAATGTCGACCGGACTATCCTCACCACCAATTGCATGAAGAACCACCGGGATGTGGCTCAGGTAGCTTATCACCAGGGGCAGAGCGGCTGGGGCAACATCAGCTTTCACTGCGTCATCGCTCAGCAAAACTGAATCGGCAGCAGCAGGACCACCAGCCTCTATCGCTCCTGGTTCATCTTTGTCTTCAGATAACATTAATTCGGATGGGTTCACCACCACTGCGACTTCCTCAATTGCTCTACTACATTTGAACTGGCTTCCTCTCCTTTGGGCAGGCTTGTTCCTGCATGCATCGAGCACTAAAGTTCCAGTTGCTTCCAGCCATTCAGTAGATAATCCCTCAACTTCATCATAGTATATCCTTCGTTCCATCTACACCAGAAAATCATGATCAGGTGACCAACCAAGgaacaaaataaaacatgggagcTTTTCTATAAGATGAGGTTAGGCAAAGTCATACCGAAAGCTTGGGCACATAAACTGACATGAACCTTGGTCCAACCCCCAAAACTCTAGCATTGGAGACCATGGTCTGCAAAAGTAAACCAGAAGTCTTAAAATAAAGATTACCAACGAACTTAGTTGGAGAAGGTGAAAGATGATGATGCACCATTATACCTCATTTCTCTTTAGCAGAGCCCACATGTAGAGCTTCTGTCCAGCTTCTTCTGCACGACGACTGGCCCATTTCCTTTCATTACAGTATTCAGCAGCACCCCCAAGACAATTAGAGTTAGGGACCATAAACTTCTTAGCTGCGGCAGACAGTGCTTCTCTCCCTTCTTTGGTTTCAGCAGCATCCTTACTAAACTGGAGGCCTGTAAAGCATCTATCCACTGTTTCACAAGATTTAGTTTTGACTCCATTCCGCCCAGTGGAAATTTCCCTATGCTTCAGATACATCTGTTCAGCTTCAAGCACTGCACTCAGTGTCCTGTGAACAATTATATCAGGATATCTTCGAAGTGGTGAAGTAAAGTGTGTATACAAAGGGACAGATAGAGCATAATGGGCCCAATCATCCTTGCTTATCACATCCCCTGTGCAAAAGTATTCTGCTGACTGCATTTGCTTTGATGCATAAAACATGAGAATATCGAACAGAACAGGATCATCTTGCAACTCTTCCTTTATTCTACAAATTGAAAGATGAAGCTGACCAGATGATGAAGAATCCAACTCAAAACCATTTTTAGCACAAAATGCCTCAAACTCCCTGAGCTTCCGTGGATTAGGTTCAGGGTGCTTACGAAGTAGAGCGCAATCAGGGAATGCATTTGATATGACTTCTGCAGCTGCCATATTCGCCAACAACATTAACTCCTCAACAATGAAACATGCATCGTTCCTTTTATAGCGATAACTATCACATGGAGCCCCATCTTCATCAAATAGGATCATAGGCTTTGAAGTATCAAGAGAGAGAGCTCCAGCCTTGAATCTAATATCCTTCAGGTTTTTCGAGATCTCATATAGGCATCTAAGGGACTTTATAATATCCTCCTGTTTAAGCATGCCACGCACTTGAAGAGACGCAGCTGCAGATCTCAACTGGTTGGCATCACTAGAAATCAGATCTTGCACAAGATCATATGATAGCTTGCAGCATGAAAAGATAATGGTACGACCAATCCAGCGATTAACTATGCTCCCACAAGGATCAATTTCCCAAATaactgaaaaggcaagcctgtctACCCCAGGATTAAGTGAAACAAGTTCTTCTGAAAGTCTTGAAGGCAGCATCGATACTTTGCGGCGCAAGGTGTAAACACTAGTAGATCGCATCTGGGCCTCAGCATCTAATGCCGTCTCTGGATGAACAAAGTAAGAAACATCTGCAATATGGACCCCAATACGGACAATTCCTCCAGAAAGTGTCTCAATAGATATTGCGTCATCAAGATCTGACGCAGTAGGAGGGTCTATTGTAAAGGTCAGGACATTTCTCAGATCCTTTCTTGCTGCAAGTTCTTCCTGTGGGATTTTCCAAGACATGTCAGGGAGACATGCCAGGGACTTAGACAAAAATTGAGTACTACATATCTCATTCTCAAACAATATAGCATCCATGTGTGTTTCAACCTGTCCACCCTTTCCAAACAACTGTAAAACACGAGCCCAGGGATAGGGACTTTCCTCGTTCCAATCATCAATCTGTGCACCAACTAATTCCTTCTCAATAGCTATATCACCTTCTTTCAGCCTCTGTCTGATACTATCTGGTAAAGTGCTAACACTAACAATCATCTGAGGGAACTTGGGATCAGTAGGCAAGAGATGAACCAAGCCTGTCAGAGACGATGATGCTATATGGTTCATCCTCTTCGAACCCTGCATATTCATCTGATTTCTCTGCTCTCCATCAGGGAATTCTGAGAAAGGAGCAAGGAAACCTACAACAGCCCCACGGCGAGGAGACTTCTTTATGACAGATACAACTTTCCCGGTAGGGCGTCTGCTTGGGTGACTGCATATCACAGAACATATCCTCTGTAATGCTCTTGCAGACTcggtatttccttcatccaagCCTTCATGATTCTCTGGGACAATAGCATGCCCATTTTCACACATAACAGCTTGACTAAAACTACTGTTCTTGTGCTGGCTATGCATCCTGTCCGGAACAGGTTGGCCATTACTGCACTTTTCAAACCTGCAGCTGGCATCTgcctgtcctttcttcaaactaTGATTCCCATTTGTTTCACTAACTTCACGAGAAACAGAAACTCCTCCAGAGGCAGGGTTGGATGTGATGTTTTGTCCTTTCATTCTAGTCCAGTAAACAACAGGATCCACCGTGATGGCGACAACATCACCTTCAATCTGCAAAGTGGGTAATGGGATAGCATATTATTGTAAGCAAAAAAAAATGTTGTGGTGTGGTATAATACAGCATACTCATCCGTCCTAAAATATAAGGCACTATTTTTTGCACGGTCTTTAATGCATAGTTTTGACCACTAATATATACTAAAATATATGGATTGAGAATGTACAAATGGTATAGTTGCATCCGTCTTCCAATTCTCTTTcattcatatatatttatacaaaTTTTATGGACATATTATAAGAAAAAATCAGAGTCAAAGTTTTAAATCGTTGACCAATGAAATTCAAGagcgccttatattttgggacggagggcgtATGATGGTATAATAACTATATATCATAGGAAACTGTAAGTAAGCAGAACTTAACATGCATAATTCCATATCTAACTATATGAGTATATGATAACACATCAGGACAAGAGAGTGCTTCCTTACATACATATTGCTAAAATATTTCACATGCATGAATGTTTGTTCTAAATAAGGCAATCTGGAGATTGTTTTCTCAGGATTAAAGCGGCAGAAACAGATAACGTACTTGCATAAAGGGTGCAGGTCAAAATTCACCAAAGGGGCAGACTATATCTTTAACAGAATATTTCATACCGAGCAAAATGATAACAACACAAACATAACTTATCATGCAGCTTTGCTTGAATCATTTACAGGTGCCACATACTAAAAATGCAGGCTTCAAGCATGCTATTTGGTCTATGGGCGTACCACTTTGGTTGCCTATGTAAGTTGAACTTGGAACTAAGGGCATACCGCTTGGTTGCAGTAAACATACGGGATCCTATATGAATTGGTGGGTTTGTTTATATGGACTGTAACATCTCATTCTTGATGGTGGGATAAATACTGGAGGAGTATTCCCCCTACATGCTGGTTGCTGAACCATTCCATTCACCAGAATTTATCAGATCACATGGCATGCTTTAAAGTCAATTCGAGAACATGCAAAGAGCAGGTAATCTCTAAACATGACCAATTTATGGGGGAGAGCAGGCCAGACATAGGTTTCAAGCATAACTTTCTCGTAGTCACAAAACAGTCATAAGTTAAACAAAAATTAAAAGGCCAGGTCATGTGACATGAATAGCACATGATGCAGAATGACCAACATTGTACAGAATTTTGCAGTACACGTATGCATGATCCTATGTGTCCGTATGTATAGACTACACCATCCCATTCTGGGTGCAGGGATAGATATTGGAGGAGTATTCCCTCCCTATGCCGATTGCTGAACCATTCCATTAACCAAATATATCAGTTCGCATGGCACACTTCCATGTCAACGAAAATCATGTTAAGGGCCCTATGCCGATTGCTGAACCATTCAGTTAACCAAATTTATCAGTTGGCAGGGCACACTTCCATGTCAATGAAAATCATGTTAAGGGCAGGTAATTTCTAATGTGCTTACTTGGCCATGTGCATGCTCTCTAGAAGTCACAAGCAATCGGAAGTTGAACAGAAACTAAAATGCCCAATCCTGTGGCATGACACAACAACTGAAAAGTACATTATGTAGAATGACAAGCATTGAACGTGATTTTGTTCTTGGGCCCGTCTCTAGGCAAATATGGCAAGCATTTAGTTTCCCGAGTGAGTTCCTTCCTACTAGCACATTATAATTACCAAAGTGGCTTTGAAAATCAAGTAATTGAATGCTGATATTTGACAGGCTGAATGAAGTATGATTAATTAAGACTGTGAACTATCCATCAACTACTAGTAATGTGGGGTTGCTACTAATTACACAGAGTTAGCATCTCAGACAGAGTGCTTTCTGCTTTGTAACACACGTTCACTCAGACAGAGCAGCTCAGACTGTGGACTTACCGCTCGGTTCTGCGCCGTCCCTGTAATGAGAATATCCACGGGGATGCCATCGATAGTGCAGTAGGCCTGCAGCAGCACAGATTCAAACATTAGCCACGAGTCAGAGACGGTACAATAAGAAGCTAGCAGATAACGATGCTTGCCTCGTTTCGGTTGTGAGCGTTGACGCGGAGCTTGCCCGTGAAGACGGTCCCTCTCTGCACGGAGGAGGACGAGGCAACAACAACATAATCGAAACCATCAGTTCAGGGGAAGGTAGTACGGCCAAGGGAATGCATATGGGAAAGGTAGTAGGGCGAAGGGAATGTTTAGGTGCGATCCGGTGTAGTACCTTGAGTGCGTCCTCGACGACGTGGTCGGCCCAGTGCGGCTGGAAGAAGAGCCTCCGCGGGGCTCCTCCCGGGGCGGTCCCCACCACGGGGCCCCGCGGCTCGGCGCGGGACGGCGTGGGGAGCAGCGGGCAGGACTGCCTCGTCCCCGAGGCGGCGTGGTCGGGGCGGGCGTCGGGGCGGAGGTCGGGGCGCGCGGGCGGCGGCATCGATCTGCTGGGCCTCGGCCCGGATGAGGCGGCCAGGTCGACGGCCTGTGGTGGCGCGGaggtgggggtgggggtgggggttgCGGGCGTCTTGGGGCGGCgcgcggggcggcggcggcgcctccgctcGGCCTCGTCGTCCGtctggggcggcggcggtggggtggcgTGGAtggggagggcggcggcggtgtGGTCTCCGTTGGCCGTCATGCGCGAGCGGGAGTGAGGTGACGTTGGTGAGCTGGGAGAGGGGAGGGGCGCGAGGGTTGTGGGAGGCGGGGGAACCCTAGatctggaggaggcggcggcgtgtGCGTGTGCGTCGATGCGGacgggagagagagggagaaggAAATGAGGTAtcggaggtggaggagagggataGAGGgagggcggaggcggaggcggtggcggtgggtTGGAGAAGGGGCCAGGATATATTAGAGGAGGAAGGGCACGGATGGGAAGAGACGGACGGCGCGGCGGTTTTGGGATATTGTGGCTCTGTGGGGGAGTGCGTGCGTACGTGGCGGTGGCGTCCGCGGTGTTCTGATGATCTCTCGTCGCGAACGCGAATGCGGGGAGAGGAGGACGGCGGGgagggtttggtcggcggcggGCGCCGACTGTTGCTTTTCCCGATGCGTCGTCGCTTTCCGCTCGAGGTGCCGGAGTACGCAATAAGTATCTCGTTTGGTAGGCTGCATAAGGGCatatccaaccgggcgacccaaacggacgcgctgggcaggccgtttgggtggccgagcggacacgcggacagcggcccgcgtccgcgtgtccatttgggtcgcacgctgcacccaacgcggcgacccaaacacgcgcccacgtggttcgtcttccttgcgcggcgctgcaccatggcaggcctcgacgaGACAGCAATGGTGGAcggtggaacgcgcgggaaagtTCCCGCGCGCACGGACGCGCGGTGGGTCGCCGACAACGACGCGCTCCGCGTCGGCTGCCGGCGGCGAAGCGGGGAAGGGGAcccggagatggtggaggcggccgcggacgggcggcacgagaccgcggacggGCAGGTACGAGGCCGCGGCCGCGGAGGAGGAGCCCGTGAACGAGGAGGACCTCGCGGGCCaacatcaacgccgccatcgaggagcgtctcgccgacatcacgcgcgtgacgaaggagcacgaggcgaccggccgggccggtcgccGCCGACTAGGCGACCTCCTCGGGCATAAGAACGAGCtgctcgctatgcgagcagcccgccacctcatccagatgccctcgcccgagcggcACGCCGGGAGGCTCgcgtcggcggagcgcggccgaCAAGAGCGCATGTGGCGGCGGAACGGGAACCACGAGGCCCAGGCCGCCGGCCGCGTCCGCCTGGAGGCGCGCACCAATGTGGAACGCGCCGCCCTGCAGGAACTGGAGCTATGCGGAAAGCGGGTGGTGCCGCGtcaggaggcggagcgcgagcgcgcccgaggcgcgcgagcgaaaaggaggaggatgaagtccTCCGCCGCCCCGCCCAGCTCataagctggagtggaatcctcaggcgtacaggccgcccgcgtcgagtgaaatccacagCCCCGACGGCGAGggagtcgccggcgaggccgccggccccgtacgtattAGGATATAAGTAGTAGGCTAAAAAAAATTGTAATGGTTCTTTCCAATGAAAAAAAAACGTTTGTATttctatgacacgcgggccaggggcggacgcgagcgaccagcattcggcgtccgcggccacgcaaactcgccccagatttgggccgggtttgggtcgtcccggacgccgcggccatccgttttagggatgggtccgcgcgctgggccacgtttttgtccggctcgacccatccggacgcgcgggcgcggtcgcccggttggagatgccctaagaccatctccagtcgcgtccctcaaaccGTCCCCCAAGAAGCGCCGGAtcggggggacgtgttttgttcgtgccacgTTTGGGAGACGTCGCTCCCcatccgcgtcccccaaacgccacaCCCAATCAGAAATTAAAAttgttgcattcaaaagagatcgttcccgccgaatcgtcgcgatcagagtagcggcgatcaaagtactgggcgcgcgatcatattacagaccggtggtgcatggtaattagaagaaggggttgggcgacgacgatgtatcctgagtcgacgcaggcccgtcgatcacgatgacctcgtcgcgatctgcccggtgttgtgcatgctccgtcgccgacgcagGTATAGCAGTAGAAGACGCGTCAGCCGGCTCTTGCTCCGCGGTTGCTGCCTgggccgccgcgtcctcctcgtcctcacccccgtcctcctcctcagctccggcgccgtcgaattcgagcggccccctgcggccagtgaaagggtcgccgtctagaccgggtcctggctcgcgctgctcgtacgctGGGGaatagaggttgttggggttgaagccgccatgcggctgtaggataacgttgcatagaaaacaaaaaatttcctaccgcgaacacgcaatccaagccaagatgcaatctagaagacggtagcaacgagggggtatcgagtctcacccttgaagagattccaaagcctacaagaggaggctcttgttgctgcggtagacgatcacttgccgcttgcaaaagcgcgtagaagatcttgatcacgatcggttccggcgccacgaacgggcagcacctccgtactcggtcacacgttcggttgttgatgaagacgacgtccacctccccgttccagcgggcagcggaagtagtagctcctcttgaatccgacagcacgacggcgtggtgtcggtggcggtgtagaagtccggcggagcttcgctaagcaaaccggacaatatgaagtggaggagcaaagctagggtttgggagggggtggccggccactcaaggggggcggccaagctatggtcttggggtggccggccccctcccttggcccctcattatataggtggatcccaagtgttggtgtacaagtcttcgaataagacccgaaaccaaaaccttccataggagggggcaaacctagcccaactaggactcccacccaaaggtgggattcccacctcccatgtgggggggtggccggccccctatggtggagtccacttgggactccacccccactagggctggctggccatggaggtggagtcccttgtggactccaccttccttggtggtttcttccggacttttctagaaccttctagaaccttccatagaaccttccgcgacattttatttcacataaaatgacatcctatatatgaatcttattctcaggaccattccggaactcctcgtgatgtccggatctcatccgggactccgaacaaatattcgaactccattccataattcaagtgctaccatttcaacatccaactttaagtgtgtcaccctacggttcgagaactatgcggacatggttgagtactcactccgaccaataaccaatagcgggatccggagatccataatggctcccacatattcaacgatgactt includes the following:
- the LOC127305824 gene encoding DIS3-like exonuclease 2, which encodes MTANGDHTAAALPIHATPPPPPQTDDEAERRRRRRPARRPKTPATPTPTPTSAPPQAVDLAASSGPRPSRSMPPPARPDLRPDARPDHAASGTRQSCPLLPTPSRAEPRGPVVGTAPGGAPRRLFFQPHWADHVVEDALKRGTVFTGKLRVNAHNRNEAYCTIDGIPVDILITGTAQNRAIEGDVVAITVDPVVYWTRMKGQNITSNPASGGVSVSREVSETNGNHSLKKGQADASCRFEKCSNGQPVPDRMHSQHKNSSFSQAVMCENGHAIVPENHEGLDEGNTESARALQRICSVICSHPSRRPTGKVVSVIKKSPRRGAVVGFLAPFSEFPDGEQRNQMNMQGSKRMNHIASSSLTGLVHLLPTDPKFPQMIVSVSTLPDSIRQRLKEGDIAIEKELVGAQIDDWNEESPYPWARVLQLFGKGGQVETHMDAILFENEICSTQFLSKSLACLPDMSWKIPQEELAARKDLRNVLTFTIDPPTASDLDDAISIETLSGGIVRIGVHIADVSYFVHPETALDAEAQMRSTSVYTLRRKVSMLPSRLSEELVSLNPGVDRLAFSVIWEIDPCGSIVNRWIGRTIIFSCCKLSYDLVQDLISSDANQLRSAAASLQVRGMLKQEDIIKSLRCLYEISKNLKDIRFKAGALSLDTSKPMILFDEDGAPCDSYRYKRNDACFIVEELMLLANMAAAEVISNAFPDCALLRKHPEPNPRKLREFEAFCAKNGFELDSSSSGQLHLSICRIKEELQDDPVLFDILMFYASKQMQSAEYFCTGDVISKDDWAHYALSVPLYTHFTSPLRRYPDIIVHRTLSAVLEAEQMYLKHREISTGRNGVKTKSCETVDRCFTGLQFSKDAAETKEGREALSAAAKKFMVPNSNCLGGAAEYCNERKWASRRAEEAGQKLYMWALLKRNETMVSNARVLGVGPRFMSVYVPKLSMERRIYYDEVEGLSTEWLEATGTLVLDACRNKPAQRRGSQFKCSRAIEEVAVVVNPSELMLSEDKDEPGAIEAGGPAAADSVLLSDDAVKADVAPAALPLVISYLSHIPVVLHAIGGEDSPVDIGVRLYISSYFK